The proteins below are encoded in one region of Longimicrobiales bacterium:
- the trmH gene encoding tRNA (guanosine(18)-2'-O)-methyltransferase TrmH produces the protein MTPERFHRLRDVLLRRQLDLTVLLDGVNKSHNFSALLRNCDAVGVLAVHVVPPAHGLGLHHGTSAGTKKWVNVHRHDGAASAISHLHERGFTVIAAHPSPDAQDYRDIDYTRPVAITMGAELDGVSEAGLRLADQHVVVPMLGMVHSLNVSVATSILLFEALRQRQAAGMYDESQMPKEDFDRTLFEWAYPSIADKRRRAGRPYPALSSDGELLLDS, from the coding sequence ATGACACCAGAACGATTCCATCGTCTACGTGACGTACTCCTTCGCCGCCAGCTCGATTTAACGGTCCTTTTGGATGGCGTGAACAAATCGCACAACTTCTCAGCGCTCCTTAGGAACTGTGACGCGGTCGGAGTTTTGGCCGTCCACGTGGTGCCGCCGGCGCATGGGCTCGGTCTCCACCATGGAACGTCCGCTGGCACGAAGAAGTGGGTGAACGTCCATCGCCACGATGGGGCGGCGTCTGCCATAAGCCACCTACATGAGAGAGGCTTCACGGTGATTGCAGCACATCCCTCCCCCGACGCACAGGACTATCGCGACATCGACTACACTCGCCCGGTGGCGATTACGATGGGGGCAGAGTTGGACGGGGTCTCGGAGGCAGGTCTGCGTTTGGCAGACCAACACGTCGTCGTACCGATGCTCGGGATGGTGCACTCCCTCAACGTCTCGGTCGCGACCTCGATCCTCTTGTTCGAGGCGCTCCGCCAGCGGCAGGCAGCGGGCATGTACGACGAATCCCAAATGCCCAAGGAGGACTTCGATCGGACCCTATTCGAATGGGCGTACCCTTCCATCGCCGACAAAAGGCGGCGCGCGGGTCGCCCCTACCCCGCGCTCAGCTCGGACGGAGAGCTCCTTCTCGACAGCTAG
- a CDS encoding TIGR01777 family oxidoreductase, with amino-acid sequence MRLTYKSTLTDHSPETVFAWHERPGALERLTPPWAHVDVLEKEGGIRDGARVVLRVHRGPTRFKWALRHKDFIPNRQFRDEQVSGPLKSWVHTHTFEPLDGGGTSMQDQIDVEAPLGAAGAAIGPALVKTELGRLFRFRYRRLFTDLAQHAKFAARPRMRIAITGASGLIGSNLADFLTTGGHHVIRLVRDSRSVGDDSIYWNPSAGELDRAALEGVDAVVHLGGTSIANGRWTSERKKAIMTSRVKGTELIARTLATMKNGPRILVSASATGFYGDRGSERLEESALAGKGFLAEVCRAWEGAVKPAERAGVRVALLRTGVALSPAGGALGQMLLPFKMGAGGRLGSGDQYLSWIDTDDLVAAIHHILMTDDLSGPINATAPHPVTNSTFTSSLGRVLGRPTFIPVPAIAVKAVFGELGQEALLWGQRVVPSKLTESGFQFFYEGVEDSMRFQLGRTD; translated from the coding sequence ATGCGCCTTACATATAAGTCGACACTCACGGACCACTCCCCCGAAACGGTGTTCGCCTGGCATGAACGCCCGGGAGCTCTAGAGAGACTGACGCCGCCCTGGGCTCACGTTGACGTTTTGGAGAAGGAGGGGGGCATTCGCGATGGTGCCCGTGTCGTGCTCCGAGTCCATCGGGGACCGACCCGTTTCAAGTGGGCGTTGCGCCACAAAGATTTCATTCCCAACCGCCAGTTTCGAGACGAGCAAGTCTCGGGGCCGCTGAAGTCCTGGGTTCACACGCACACATTCGAGCCACTCGACGGGGGCGGTACGTCTATGCAGGACCAGATCGACGTCGAAGCACCGCTCGGAGCGGCAGGTGCCGCGATTGGTCCGGCACTCGTAAAGACAGAACTCGGGCGGCTCTTCCGCTTCAGGTATCGCCGCCTGTTCACGGACCTAGCCCAACACGCCAAATTCGCAGCCCGGCCCCGGATGCGCATCGCCATCACGGGTGCAAGTGGGCTCATAGGGAGCAACCTCGCCGATTTCCTGACCACCGGTGGCCATCATGTCATCCGCTTGGTTCGCGACAGTCGGTCCGTCGGGGACGACTCTATCTACTGGAATCCGTCAGCGGGTGAGCTTGATCGAGCGGCTCTCGAAGGCGTAGACGCAGTAGTGCATCTCGGTGGCACATCGATCGCGAACGGCCGTTGGACGTCCGAACGCAAAAAGGCCATCATGACGAGTCGCGTGAAGGGTACTGAACTCATCGCCCGGACCCTGGCTACGATGAAGAACGGGCCGCGGATTCTGGTATCCGCTTCGGCGACCGGATTCTACGGCGACCGTGGAAGTGAGCGCCTCGAAGAAAGCGCCCTAGCCGGTAAGGGCTTCCTCGCAGAGGTCTGCCGTGCCTGGGAAGGAGCAGTCAAGCCGGCGGAGCGGGCGGGCGTCCGTGTCGCGCTTCTGCGCACCGGGGTCGCCCTTTCTCCAGCTGGAGGTGCATTGGGGCAGATGCTGCTTCCGTTCAAGATGGGAGCCGGAGGCCGACTCGGTTCCGGTGACCAGTATTTGAGCTGGATCGATACCGACGACCTGGTGGCTGCGATCCACCACATCTTGATGACCGACGATCTCAGCGGACCCATCAACGCCACGGCGCCACATCCTGTGACGAACTCCACGTTCACATCTTCACTAGGACGAGTTCTCGGTCGCCCCACGTTCATCCCGGTACCAGCGATAGCCGTTAAGGCCGTATTTGGAGAACTCGGTCAGGAGGCCCTGTTGTGGGGCCAACGTGTGGTGCCAAGCAAACTCACGGAATCAGGATTTCAGTTCTTCTACGAGGGAGTGGAAGATTCCATGCGGTTCCAGCTCGGTCGGACGGACTGA
- the rpe gene encoding ribulose-phosphate 3-epimerase codes for MKIAPSILSADFSRLGEEIQAVEAGGADWIHVDVMDGHFVPNITIGPVVTAGARRATDLPLDVHLMISNPDDYVDDFVKAGADWVTVHAEACTHLHRTLARIGELGAKAGVALNPATPLSAIEDVVEHLDLLLIMSVNPGFGGQSYIPRSSDKLRRARAMLDAAGSSAELQVDGGVGLSNIAEVAATGASVIVAGSAVYGYPEGATAGVSALRSAASTG; via the coding sequence ATGAAGATCGCTCCTTCCATCCTCTCTGCAGACTTCTCCCGTTTGGGTGAAGAGATCCAGGCAGTGGAAGCGGGGGGTGCGGACTGGATCCATGTGGACGTTATGGACGGCCACTTCGTTCCCAATATCACCATCGGTCCGGTGGTAACCGCGGGCGCGCGCCGAGCCACTGACCTGCCACTCGACGTCCACCTGATGATTTCGAATCCTGACGACTACGTCGATGATTTCGTGAAAGCAGGCGCGGATTGGGTGACCGTACACGCGGAAGCATGCACGCACCTCCACCGGACGTTGGCCAGGATCGGAGAGCTCGGTGCCAAGGCCGGAGTGGCCCTCAACCCGGCCACTCCTCTTTCCGCGATCGAGGACGTCGTGGAGCATCTCGACCTCCTCCTGATTATGTCCGTAAACCCAGGGTTCGGTGGGCAGTCCTACATTCCGCGGAGCTCCGACAAGCTACGGCGGGCCCGGGCCATGCTCGACGCGGCTGGGAGTTCGGCCGAACTCCAAGTCGACGGTGGGGTCGGTTTGTCGAACATTGCCGAAGTGGCAGCGACGGGAGCTTCCGTAATTGTTGCTGGATCAGCGGTTTACGGGTATCCGGAAGGAGCAACGGCGGGCGTCTCAGCCCTGCGAAGCGCGGCCTCCACAGGGTAG
- the rpiA gene encoding ribose-5-phosphate isomerase RpiA: MELSPSEALKRRAAARALEYVESGMILGLGTGSTVAHLLDLLGQKIRDGELKDIVGIPTSVRTVKEGRQAGIELVDLVDRDHIDLTIDGTDEVTPQLDLIKGLGGALLREKMVAQSSDRLVIIADAGKTVDKIGTKCPLPIEVVSWGQGSHVRFLESIGAEVAMRMQEDGSPQMSDNGNLLLDCTFAGGIDDPQLLDVELHARAGIVETGLFLGLADVAVIAGETGIEVWEAPK; the protein is encoded by the coding sequence ATGGAACTCAGTCCTTCCGAGGCACTGAAACGAAGAGCTGCCGCTCGAGCCCTCGAGTACGTCGAAAGTGGAATGATCCTGGGGCTGGGAACCGGGTCCACGGTCGCGCATCTCCTGGACCTTCTCGGGCAGAAGATCCGCGACGGAGAACTTAAGGACATCGTTGGAATCCCAACCTCAGTCCGGACCGTTAAGGAGGGGCGCCAAGCGGGAATCGAGCTGGTCGATCTCGTAGACCGGGATCATATCGATCTTACGATCGATGGCACCGATGAGGTGACACCCCAGCTCGACCTCATTAAAGGCCTAGGCGGCGCACTTCTCCGTGAGAAGATGGTCGCTCAGTCTTCAGACCGTCTCGTGATCATCGCGGATGCCGGAAAAACAGTCGACAAGATCGGTACGAAATGTCCGCTTCCGATCGAGGTCGTAAGCTGGGGGCAGGGCTCGCATGTGCGATTCCTCGAATCAATCGGCGCAGAAGTCGCCATGCGTATGCAAGAAGATGGCTCTCCGCAGATGAGTGACAACGGAAACTTGCTGCTGGATTGCACGTTCGCAGGCGGGATAGACGACCCCCAACTTCTTGACGTCGAGCTCCACGCTCGGGCTGGAATCGTTGAAACGGGGCTCTTCCTCGGCCTCGCAGACGTCGCCGTGATCGCCGGAGAGACTGGCATCGAAGTTTGGGAGGCGCCGAAATGA
- the aroF gene encoding 3-deoxy-7-phosphoheptulonate synthase, with product MIIVTHKGVTQDEIDHIRERVESMGLRTHISIGEHRTIIGCVGDEALLHHVPLLSIPGVDAVHEVLKPYKLASNDFAAAPTEVPIGDARMGGPEVIVIAGPCSVESGDMLGTTAKHVRAAGARALRGGAFKPRSSPYSFQGMGEEGLAMLAEIRAQTGLPIVTEVMDTRQVELVASYADVLQIGARNMQNFSLLTEVGRLRRPVLLKRGMSATVKDLLLAAEYVMSQGNTDVILCERGIRTFTTATRNTFDLAAIPVLKRETHLPVIADPSHAGGRRHLVAPLSYAAVAAGADGLMIEVHPDPETATSDGEQSLDFPEFDALMSSLRPFVEAAGRSMAGSEPSA from the coding sequence ATGATCATCGTTACCCATAAAGGCGTAACCCAAGACGAAATCGACCACATCCGTGAACGGGTCGAGTCCATGGGTCTCCGTACGCACATTTCAATCGGCGAGCACCGCACGATCATCGGGTGTGTGGGAGACGAGGCACTTCTCCACCACGTCCCGCTCTTGAGCATTCCTGGCGTCGACGCCGTCCACGAGGTCCTGAAGCCCTACAAGTTGGCTTCGAATGACTTTGCGGCGGCCCCAACCGAAGTGCCGATCGGAGACGCACGGATGGGTGGCCCGGAGGTCATCGTGATCGCCGGACCCTGTTCAGTCGAAAGCGGCGACATGTTGGGCACCACCGCCAAGCATGTGCGCGCGGCCGGTGCGCGGGCTTTACGCGGGGGTGCCTTCAAGCCTCGGTCTTCCCCCTACTCGTTCCAGGGCATGGGAGAGGAAGGCCTGGCCATGCTCGCCGAAATACGCGCGCAGACCGGATTGCCGATCGTCACTGAGGTCATGGATACCCGGCAAGTAGAACTCGTAGCTTCGTACGCGGATGTGCTTCAGATCGGTGCACGGAACATGCAGAACTTCTCTCTCCTCACCGAGGTGGGTCGCCTGAGGCGTCCCGTGCTTCTCAAGCGTGGGATGTCGGCCACCGTGAAGGACCTGCTCTTGGCGGCTGAGTACGTCATGAGCCAAGGCAACACGGATGTGATCCTGTGCGAGAGAGGCATCCGGACCTTCACGACCGCCACACGGAACACATTCGACTTGGCGGCCATCCCGGTCCTCAAACGTGAGACCCACCTCCCAGTTATTGCCGACCCATCCCATGCTGGAGGTCGGCGGCATCTCGTGGCACCCCTGTCTTACGCGGCAGTCGCTGCTGGGGCCGATGGGCTCATGATCGAGGTCCACCCGGACCCGGAAACGGCTACGTCAGACGGAGAACAGTCGCTCGACTTCCCCGAGTTTGACGCGCTCATGTCGTCGCTTCGGCCATTTGTCGAGGCAGCCGGTCGCTCAATGGCAGGATCCGAGCCGTCGGCCTAG